A genomic window from Planctomycetota bacterium includes:
- the gpmA gene encoding 2,3-diphosphoglycerate-dependent phosphoglycerate mutase: MSETKYKIVLTRHGQSEWNKSNQFTGWTDVPLTEQGREEARAGGQLLKDEGYTFDIAYTSRLKRAINTLWEVLDVMDLAWIDVVRDWHLNERHYGALQGLNKAETAEKHGDDQVLIWRRSYDTPPPPLEADDERAPHHDRRYDDVPRDQLPYTECLKDTVERVMPYWYENIVPQIKAGKRVLIAAHGNSLRALVKYLDGISDEDIVSLNIPTGVPLVYELDADLKPVKSYYLGDQEAIAAKAAAVAAQGKSK; this comes from the coding sequence ATGTCCGAGACGAAATACAAGATCGTGTTGACCCGCCACGGCCAGAGCGAGTGGAACAAGAGCAATCAGTTCACCGGCTGGACGGACGTGCCACTCACCGAGCAGGGCCGCGAGGAAGCACGCGCCGGCGGGCAGTTGCTCAAGGACGAGGGGTACACATTCGACATCGCTTACACCTCCCGTCTCAAGCGGGCGATCAACACGCTCTGGGAAGTGCTCGACGTGATGGATCTGGCATGGATCGACGTCGTCCGTGACTGGCACCTCAACGAACGGCACTACGGCGCGCTGCAGGGTTTGAACAAGGCCGAGACTGCCGAGAAGCACGGCGATGATCAAGTGTTGATCTGGCGGCGCAGCTACGACACGCCGCCACCGCCGCTCGAAGCCGACGACGAACGCGCCCCGCACCACGATCGCCGCTACGACGACGTGCCGCGCGACCAGTTGCCGTACACCGAGTGTTTGAAGGACACGGTCGAGCGTGTGATGCCGTACTGGTACGAGAACATCGTGCCGCAGATCAAGGCGGGCAAGCGTGTACTCATTGCCGCCCACGGCAACTCGCTGCGAGCGTTGGTGAAGTACCTTGACGGAATCAGCGACGAGGACATCGTGAGCCTGAACATCCCGACGGGCGTGCCGCTGGTGTACGAGCTGGACGCGGACTTGAAGCCGGTGAAGAGCTACTACCTCGGTGACCAGGAAGCGATCGCGGCGAAGGCCGCGGCCGTGGCGGCGCAGGGAAAGAGTAAGTAG